From Paenibacillus sp. PL2-23:
CGCTGGACTTGGCGGGCAACGAATCGGCTCGCTCCAAGTCGATCAGCGCTGCGCCGATTGACCGCATTGCGCCATCGGCTCCACAGGGGCTGACGGCACAAGCTGGAGACGGAACGATTACGCTGTCATGGCAAGCAAACACGGAGCGCGATCTTGCCGGATACAGGCTGTACAGCTCGACGGATCAAGGCAAGTCTTGGGATGCCGGTATTCTACTTGGCGTGGAAACCAGCTATACCGCCCATGGCTTAACCAATGGCAGCACCTACACGTATGCTCTTGCAGCGCTCGATACGTCGGACAATGCTTCACCGAAGTCTGCTCCGGCAAGCGCAACGCCGGTCGACCGAACGCCGCCCGGCGCGCCTGCCGAGATCGGGGCCGAGGCAGGGGACGGCGAGGTTATCGTTCGCTGGTCGGCAGTTGGGGCGGCCGATCTGCACGGATATATCCTCTATGTCTCCGAGGACGGCGGAACGACCTGGAGGCCGGGCATTGAGGCAGGCAACGTGCTTGCCTATACCGTAACGGGCCTAGCCAACAACACGGTATATACATTTGCGGTGGCAGCCAAGGATCAGGTCGGCAACGAATCGGGCAAATCGGTGTATACGACCGCGACGCCAGTCGACGGCGCTGCTCCCTCCGCGCCTGCCGGTCTGACGGCTGAAGCCGGCGACGGAGAAGTGAAGCTGCGCTGGTCGCCTGTTCCCCCCGAGGAGGGCGCCGAGGGCTACCTGGTATACGTCTCGGAGGATGGAGGCGCAGTGTGGCTCGCCCCTCTTCCAGCGGGCAATGCGGCGGAATACGTGGTTGGAGGTCTGACCAATGGTGTTGCTTACACGTTTGCAGTAGCCGCGTTCGACGGGCAAGGCAACGAGTCCGACAAGTCGGCGCCGGTTGAGGCAACGCCGAAGGGCTCCCATACGGGCGATCTGACACCGCCTGCGGCTCCCGTCATTATGATGGGCATTCCAGAGAGCAACGGCGCTGTCATCGTGTGGACGGCAGGTACAGAGGAGGATCTGGCCAAGTACAGAATCTACAAATCCGCGGATGGCGGCGCCACTTGGGATAGCGGAGTGGACGTTGGTCTCGTTACGATGCATTTCTATCAGGGCTTGCAGGGGGGCCTGCCTTATACGTTCGCCCTTACCGCGATAGACACCAGCGGCAACGAATCGGAGAAATCGGAGCCCGTGACGGTAACTCCAATAGTTGGACCGGACCGCACGCCTCCCGCCGTTCCGACCGGTGTGTCGGCTGCGCCGGGAAGCAAAGTCATCGGTGTGTCCTGGAGTCCCGTTCCAGACGCGGATCTGCAGAACTATTACGTGTATGTGACCCATATCGCAACAGGCTCCTTCCAGCGCATCTATGCGGGCACGGATACGTTCTACAGGGTGACGAATCTGACGAATGGCGTTGAATACGCCATCGAGGTAACTGCCGTCGACCAGATGAACAATGAGTCGGCAAGGTCGGCTGCCGTCCATGCGACGCCAATCAGCGAGGATCAGACGCCGCCGTCGGTGCCTGCCCATGTTCGAATCACGGATGTGAGGGACGGTATGCTGTCGCTAGCCTAGAATGAAGCGCCCGACGAGGATAAAGACCATTATAAGGTCTATAGGTCGACGGACAACGGAGCGACATGGGGACCGCCTCAGACGGCTAGAACTGCGGCCTATCTGGCCACCGGCCTGACGAACGGCGAGCGGTACACATTTGCTGTCACAACGGTGGATGTCAATGATAATGAATCGGCGAAGTCTGCATATGCCAGCGGCGTCCCAAGCCGATATGTTGTGCCGCAAGGCTTGACCGCCAGCGCGGGCGACAGGGAGGTGAAGCTGGGCTGGCGTGCTGTAACGGCCGCGGATCTTAAGGAATACAAGCTGTATACGTCCATGGATGGCGGTGTGACCTGGAACACTGGCGTAAGCGTAGGCCGAGCGACGGGATATACCGCGAAGCCGCTGACAAACGGCCAGCTGTACAGCTTCGCCGTAACGGCGATTCGTACGGACGGCGCGGAGTCCATTCGCTCCGAGGCGGTATCCGCCAAGCCGGATGCGCTTATCATTCCGCCAGATCCCAGCACGATTGCTCCTGCGTTGCCGAATACGAATAATGTCACCTTCAAGGAATCGATCTCCTTCTTATATACGGGACCGAAGCCTGTTCAATACGGCGTTATGCCAGGGGCGATTCAGGAGCATCAAGCGAGCGTGCTGACGGGCGTCGTTCACGATACAGCCGGCAATCCGGTTCCTGGCGTCAAAATTACCGTGCTGAAAAACGGCGACCTCGGCATGACCGCGACTCGCATGGATGGCGCTTACGATATCGTTGTTAACGGCGGCGGCGGCATTACGCTGCAATATGAGAAGGCGGGCTATATGACCGTTCAGCGCAAGGCGCCGGCAGACTGGAACGAGTTCTTCACCATGCCGGAGGTCGTGCTGACGCCTTATGACACCCAGGTCACTGAAGTGAGTATGTCAGAGGCGACAGAGGTTCAGGTTGCACAGAGCAGCCCTGTTACGGATAAGGACGGCACGCGTCAGGCGAGTCTGCTGTTCCATCCATCGACTACAGCATCCATTACCCTTCCGGACGGTACGACGAAGACGCTGGAT
This genomic window contains:
- a CDS encoding fibronectin type III domain-containing protein gives rise to the protein MLMKRGRALSWRALPLWLACMMLISSVYPAAAYASGGEAGPAAAEPYVVTAAAEKTEVKTGEQASLTVKVAARVDREAAVALQVIGPAGNIVAKQLYPKAMLSSGSEMSYSFAWNVPHAVPTGEYVVSVQVTDAERKTIYANNERAVVLNVQSPIEPPKPNKRADYTAAAVTGRTMLKAGETMAGTAMVQSSHDTTVQVKVELFHASGAKLYSHTYENQAMQAKQRYLFPMEWKVPKDAKPGLHQAIVSISKPGGGELYKRNLLSGFFIVTKNGNTNIGDTTPPSVPGGLQAEVAGDGFIKLRWTPVKNVDTAGYKVYVNGAEAGWSREVQAGQEPEYTIAGLANGRAYTFSVSALDLAGNESARSKSISAAPIDRIAPSAPQGLTAQAGDGTITLSWQANTERDLAGYRLYSSTDQGKSWDAGILLGVETSYTAHGLTNGSTYTYALAALDTSDNASPKSAPASATPVDRTPPGAPAEIGAEAGDGEVIVRWSAVGAADLHGYILYVSEDGGTTWRPGIEAGNVLAYTVTGLANNTVYTFAVAAKDQVGNESGKSVYTTATPVDGAAPSAPAGLTAEAGDGEVKLRWSPVPPEEGAEGYLVYVSEDGGAVWLAPLPAGNAAEYVVGGLTNGVAYTFAVAAFDGQGNESDKSAPVEATPKGSHTGDLTPPAAPVIMMGIPESNGAVIVWTAGTEEDLAKYRIYKSADGGATWDSGVDVGLVTMHFYQGLQGGLPYTFALTAIDTSGNESEKSEPVTVTPIVGPDRTPPAVPTGVSAAPGSKVIGVSWSPVPDADLQNYYVYVTHIATGSFQRIYAGTDTFYRVTNLTNGVEYAIEVTAVDQMNNESARSAAVHATPISEDQTPPSVPAHVRITDVRDGMLSLA